From one Cynocephalus volans isolate mCynVol1 chromosome X, mCynVol1.pri, whole genome shotgun sequence genomic stretch:
- the ZBED1 gene encoding E3 SUMO-protein ligase ZBED1, with protein sequence MEQAGPGRGAMENKGLESSQTDLKLVAHPRAKSKVWKYFGFDTNAEGCILQWKKIYCRICMAQIAYSGNTSNLSYHLEKNHPEEFCEFVKSNTEQMREAFATAFSKLKPESSQQQGTQDTITVKVGHGSGFESKRQQELTAAVLGLICEGLYPASIVDEPTFKVLLKTADPRYELPSRKYISTKAIPEKYGALREVVLKELADASWCGISTDMWRSENQNRAYVTLSVHFLGVGSPNCLSVGSRCLKTFEVPEENTAETITRVLYEVFIEWGISAKVFGATTDYGKDIVKACSLLDIAVQMPCLGQTFNAGIQQAFQLPKLGGLLARCRKLVEYFQQSTVAMYMLYEKQKQQNMAHCMLVSNRVSWWGSTLAMLQRLKEQQFVIAGVLVEDSNNHHLMLEATEWTTIEGLVDLLQPFKQVAEMLSASKYPTISMVKPLLHMLVNTTLNIKETDSKEISMAKEVIAKELSKTYQETPEIDMFLNVATFLDPRYKRLPFLSAFERQQVENRVVEEAKGLLDKVKDGNYRAAEDKMYPLPEEPPVKKLVRTSTPPPTSVINNMLAEIFCQTGGVEDQEEWHAQVVEELSNFKSQKVLGLNEDPLKWWSDRLALFPVLPKVLQKYWCVTATRIFPERLFGSSANVVSAKRNRLAPAHVDEQVFLYENARSGAEAEPEDEDEGDWGLDQEQMFPLGDGVNSGFFSIRDGGFL encoded by the coding sequence ATGGAGCAGGCAGGCCCTGGCAGAGGAGCAATGGAGAACAAAGGCCTGGAAAGCTCCCAGACAGACCTGAAGTTAGTGGCCCACCCCCGCGCCAAGAGCAAGGTGTGGAAATACTTCGGCTTTGACACCAACGCGGAAGGATGCATCTTGCAGTGGAAAAAAATCTACTGTCGCATCTGCATGGCCCAGATCGCCTACTCTGGAAATACCTCCAACCTCTCCTACCACCTGGAGAAGAATCACCCCGAGGAATTCTGCGAGTTCGTCAAAAGCAACACCGAGCAGATGCGCGAAGCCTTTGCCACCGCCTTCTCCAAACTGAAGCCCGAGTCGTCCCAGCAGCAGGGGACGCAGGACACGATCACGGTGAAGGTGGGCCACGGAAGTGGCTTCGAGAGCAAGAGGCAGCAGGAGCTGACGGCTGCCGTCCTCGGCCTCATCTGCGAGGGGCTGTACCCAGCCTCCATCGTGGACGAGCCCACCTTCAAGGTGCTGCTGAAGACGGCCGACCCCAGGTACGAACTCCCGAGCAGGAAGTACATCTCCACCAAGGCCATCCCTGAGAAATACGGAGCGCTCCGGGAGGTGGTCCTGAAGGAGCTGGCCGATGCCTCGTGGTGTGGAATCTCCACGGACATGTGGAGGAGCGAGAACCAGAACCGGGCCTATGTGACCCTGTCCGTCCACTTCCTGGGTGTCGGCTCCCCCAACTGCCTGTCCGTGGGCTCCAGGTGCCTGAAGACATTCGAGGTGCCCGAGGAGAACACGGCGGAAACCATCACGCGGGTGCTGTATGAGGTCTTCATCGAATGGGGCATCAGTGCCAAGGTCTTTGGGGCCACCACCGACTACGGCAAGGACATCGTGAAGGCGTGCTCCTTGCTGGACATTGCCGTTCAGATGCCTTGCCTGGGACAGACCTTCAACGCTGGCATCCAGCAGGCCTTCCAGCTGCCCAAGCTGGGTGGGCTGCTTGCCCGGTGCCGCAAGCTGGTGGAATACTTCCAGCAGTCCACGGTGGCCATGTACATGCTgtatgagaaacagaaacagcAGAACATGGCCCACTGCATGCTGGTGAGCAACCGTGTGTCATGGTGGGGTAGCACCCTGGCCATGCTGCAGAGGCTCAAGGAACAACAGTTTGTCATTGCTGGCGTCCTGGTGGAAGACAGCAACAACCATCACCTGATGCTGGAGGCCACCGAGTGGACCACCATCGAGGGGCTGGTGGACCTCCTGCAGCCCTTCAAGCAAGTGGCCGAGATGTTGTCCGCCTCCAAATACCCCACCATCAGCATGGTCAAGCCGCTTCTGCACATGCTGGTCAACACCACGCTCAACATCAAAGAGACTGACTCTAAGGAGATCAGCATGGCCAAAGAGGTGATCGCAAAGGAGCTCTCCAAGACCTACCAGGAGACGCCCGAGATCGACATGTTTCTGAACGTGGCCACCTTCCTGGACCCCCGCTACAAGAGGCTGCCCTTCCTGTCGGCCTTTGAGCGGCAGCAAGTAGAGAACCGCGTGGTGGAAGAAGCCAAAGGCCTCTTGGACAAGGTCAAGGATGGCAACTACAGAGCAGCCGAGGACAAGATGTACCCTTTGCCCGAAGAACCCCCAGTCAAAAAGCTTGTGCGGACGTCCACGCCTCCTCCCACGAGCGTGATCAATAACATGCTGGCTGAGATCTTCTGCCAGACGGGTGGCGTGGAGGACCAGGAGGAGTGGCACGCCCAGGTGGTGGAGGAACTGAGCAACTTCAAGTCCCAGAAGGTTCTGGGCCTCAACGAAGACCCCCTCAAGTGGTGGTCCGACCGCCTGGCGCTCTTCCCTGTGCTGCCCAAGGTCCTGCAGAAGTACTGGTGCGTGACGGCCACCCGCATCTTCCCCGAGCGTCTCTTTGGCTCCTCGGCCAACGTGGTGAGCGCCAAGAGGAACCGGCTGGCTCCAGCGCACGTGGATGAGCAGGTGTTTCTCTACGAGAACGCGCGGAGCGGGGCGGAGGCCGAGCCGGAGGATGAGGATGAGGGGGACTGGGGACTGGACCAGGAGCAGATGTTCCCTTTGGGTGACGGTGTCAACAGTGGCTTCTTCAGTATCAGGGATGGCGGCTTCCTGTAG
- the LOC134367118 gene encoding basic proline-rich protein-like, translating to MAAPDASAPPAGHGAATGRRKRAPPARPPRQPGPARTRDPAGHPGLRGDHRHPHPRDPAGNTDTPPPGPRGDLRHPHPRDPAGTTDTPTPGTPRGPQTPPPPGPRGDLRHPHPRDPAGNTDTPTPGTPRGPQTPPPPGPRGEHRHPHPRDPAEEHRHPHPRDPAGTTDTPTPGTPRGTQTPPPRGPRGDHRHPHPRDPAGNTYTPHPGDPAGNTDTPTPGTPRGTQTPPPPGPRGEHRHPHPRDPAGTSDTPTPGTPRGLQTPPPPGPRGDHRHPHPRDPAEASDTPTPGTPRGPQTPPPPGPRGDHRHPHPRDPVATTDPPTPGTPRGPQTPHPRTPAGASDPRREPRDTDRSPPTHIPAVNPGPLQGLQTPTLTDPRTPGHSPGLQTPLPGPPRGLQTPAPLSLHKSPPRPLQGLQIPPPVPPQETPTTSRTKGAPLDFTGNPGPPRDPSPRPYQNQRPPPGPHREP from the exons ATGGCTGCCCCGGACGCTTCCGCGCCGCCCGCGGGACACGGCGCCGCCACCGGACGGCGGAAACGCGCCCCGCCCGCCCGCCCTCCGCGCCAGCCCGGCCCGGCCCGGACGCGGGACCCCGCAGGGCACCCGGGACTCCGCGGGgaccacagacacccccacccccgggaccCCGCGGGGAACACAGACACCCCACCCCCGGGACCCCGCGGGGACctcagacacccccacccccgggaccCCGCGGGgaccacagacacccccacccccgggaccCCGCGGGgaccacagacacccccacccccgggaccCCGCGGGGACctcagacacccccacccccgggaccCCGCGGGGaacacagacacccccacccccgggaccCCGCGGGGACctcagacacccccacccccgggaccCCGCGGGGaacacagacacccccacccccgggaccCCGCGGAGGaacacagacacccccacccccgggaccCCGCGGGgaccacagacacccccacccccgggaccCCGCGGGGaacacagacacccccaccccgcGGACCCCGCGGGgaccacagacacccccacccccgggaccCCGCGGGGAACACATACACCCCCCACCCCGGGGACCCCGCGGGGaacacagacacccccacccccgggaccCCGCGGGGaacacagacacccccacccccgggaccCCGCGGGGaacacagacacccccacccccgggaccCCGCGGGGACctcagacacccccacccccgggaccCCGCGGGGACttcagacacccccacccccgggaccCCGCGGGgaccacagacacccccacccccgggaccCCGCGGAGGCttcagacacccccacccccgggaccCCGCGGGgaccacagacacccccacccccgggaccCCGCGGGgaccacagacacccccacccccgggaccCCGTGGCGACCacagacccccccacccccgggaccCCGCGGGGACCACAGACCCCCCACCCCCGGACCCCTGCTGGGGCCTCGGACCCCCGCAGGGAACCCCGGGACACC GACCGCAGTCCCCCCACCCATATCCCTGCAGTGAACCCCGGACCCCTGCAGGGACTACAGACTCCCACCCTGACCGACCCCAGGACCCCGGGTCATTCCCCGGGCCTACAGACCCCCCTACCCGGACCACCACGGGGCCTACAGACCCCcgcccccctctccctccacaaaTCTCCACCCAGACCCCTGCAGGGACTACAGATCCCGCCACCTGTACCACCTCAGGAAACCCCTACCACCTCTAGGACCAAAGGGGCCCCCCTGGACTTCACAGGGAACCCCGGACCACCGCGGGACCCCTCACCCAGACCCTATCAGAACCAGAGACCCCCACCTGGACCCCACAGGGAACCCTGA